The genomic window CAGATGTCGGCGGGGCGGCCCGAGTCGCAGGTGGACATCACGACGCTGAGGATCAAGGGCGGCGGCCGAGTGGTCCTCGGGCAGAACGTGAGCCCCGACACCGAGTGGGACATCCAGCAGACCTTCCACGGCGAGATGATCGACTTCCGCTTCTACGACGTGACCCTCTCGCTGGAGGACATGCTGGGGTTCTCCTCGTGCCAGGAGGAGGCGCTGGACGTCGAGCCGCTGTACGGCTTCGAGAGGAACATGTCGGCGCTCGAGCTGTCGGGCTCCACGGAGCTCATCAACGCCACGCTCACGCAAATGTGCATCCGGCCGACGTCGCACCTGACGATGTTCCCCGAGAAGCTGCCCTTCGACGGGGCCTTCGCGCGCTGCAGGTCCTTCCTCGGATACCTGTCGGTCCCGGACAACCGCCAGGAGAACGACAAAGTCTACGACGACTTCGTCCGCTTCAACGACCAGTGCACGCAGGGCTGGGCGGCGCTCTACTGGCTGGGCATCGAGGGCAACGTCACGGCGGGCACGTGGCGCAACATGGCGCTCGACACCCCCCTCGGCTACGGCAGGTGGCTCGACAGCTGGGAGTACCCGACCGACGACTACCCGTGCGCGACCTACGGCGGCGTCGGGATCCCGGCCATGTGGTACAACGCGGACTGCGGCACCCTCACCTGCGCCCTCTGCAACTTCACCGGCCCGCCTATCGTCAGGATGCGCGGCCACTGCAAGGAGTCCAAGTTCGACCGCACCTTCACCGTCTACGGCTACCACAACGGCCGCCCCGCCTTCCAGGGCCACTTCTTCACGCAGATCATCTGGGACAACGACACGTGGGTGctgaggagcaggagggaggccGGGGTGGAGGCGCGGATGGTGGAGAAGCGCTCCAAGGGCTACCCGCTCGGGCTCTCCGCCTGGGACGTGCACAACGACGACTGCCCCGTCCGGAGGGTACGGAGAGggccgaggggagggaagggcacgCTTTTGCGATGTAACCCGAGTCAGGCTCAGCGATAACATGATGCTTGCCTAAGGATCCTGACTGCCTCATTTCGTAACGAGTAGATATCGATATTTTTATGACTGTAGCTGATAAAGAAATGATCACCCAAACATTACTTTTGCTAACATATGCTTCTCGTCGTCACTTTTAATAATTCCAGACATGGAAAAAACTGATTTATGATTAATTAAGAATCAGTTAATATGCAAATAAGAACTTGAGTGTTATTTCGTTCATGGATTGCTGCTAATTGATCctttaaaaaaagcttttacgAAATAAATTGTTTAACGAACTTTTGTGGCTTACTGTGCATGTGCTCTAGCTCTTGTAAAATGATCGTAGAATGAGTTCAGTCTTTTAAGAATTAATTGCAAAGTGAACACCACCTTCTGTATAATTACCGAGAACCCACCACCGCCCACGTCCTCTCCCCCCACAGACGGAATACCTCGTGACCCTGTGCGACCGCGAGGACTTCACCTGCAGCGACGGCTCCTGCGTGCCCCTGAGCAAGCGCTGCGACCAGGTGGCCAACTGCCCCGACAACAGCGACGAACTCAACTGCCAGATCATCATCATCCCGAGAGGCTATTCGTCCGACCTCCCCCCTCCGAGCACGGGCAAGAACCCCCTGCGGTTCCTGTTCGCGCTCGTGGTCACCTCCGTCAGGGTGTTCGACCTCGTGGGCTTCAAGATGGAGCTGGACGTGTCGCAGAGCATCACCTGGAAGGACGCGAGGCTCACCTTCTCCAACCTGAGGGAAGGGGACTTTACGAATCAGGCGAAGGTGAGTTGGGCTGTCTTGTAGGAGCGAAGGTGAATCATGTTCAGCGCTCTAGCGGGAAGTCATGTCACTCCCaagtaaaaatgatttttttagccatagggtaaaaaaaaggaatgtagcTCACGttcttttagtttattttcgtccccccccctttttttgaagaaaattaaatctaagaatttttttttactacacttTTTCACTGGTgagttttatttcaattttattgtttgttgaaaagatcaggaaagaaaataaaaaacgcaaATAAGGTGTNNNNNNNNNNNNNNNNNNNNNNNNNNNNNNNNNNNNNNNNNNNNNNNNNNNNNNNNNNNNNNNNNNNNNNNNNNNNNNNNNNNNNNNNNNNNNNNNNNNNNNNNNNNNNNNNNNNNNNNNNNNNNNNNNNNNNNNNNNNNNNNNNNNNNNNNNNNNNNNNNNNNNNNNNNNNNNNNNNNNNNNNNNNNNNNNNNNNNNNNNNNNNNNNNNNNNNNNNNNNNNNNNNNNNNNNNNNNNcccccttcccctccccgtggCAGGCGAGCGCTGAGATCTGGCAGCCTCTCCTGACGATCCACGACGGAGCCCAAAGTCCAGCTGACATCTCGGTGAAGTCAAAGATCCTGCGGGTGAACAGAGAGGCCCCGCCCCTGCAGGATGACGACAGCAGGACGGGTGAAGGTGGGTGAGGTTNNNNNNNNNNNNNNNNNNNNNNNNNNNNNNNNNNNNNNNNNNNNNNNNNNNNNNNNNNNNNNNNNNNNNNNNNNNNNNNNNNNNNNNNNNNNNNNNNNNNNNNNNNNNNNNNNNNNNNNNNNNNNNNNNNNNNNNNNNNNNNNNNNNNNNNNNNNNNNNNNNNNNNNNNNNNNNNNNNNNNNNNNNNNNNNNNNNNNNNNNNNNNNNNNNNNNNNNNNNNNNNNNNNNNNNNNNNNNNNNNNNNNNNNNNNNNNNNNNNNNNNNNNNNNNNNNNNNNNNNNNNNNNNNNNNNNNNNNNNNNNNNNNNNNNNNNNNNNNNNNNNNNNNNNNNNNNNNNNNNNNNNNNNNNNNNNNNNNNNNNNNNNNNNNNNNNNNNNNNNNNNNNNNNNNNNNNNNNNNNNNNNNNNNNNNNNNNNNNNNNNNNNNNNNNNNNNNNNNNNNNNNNNNNNNNNNNNNNNNNNNNNNNNNNNNNNNNNNNNNNNNNNNNNNNNNNNNNNNNNNNNNNNNNNNNNNNNNNNNNNNNNNNNNNNNNNNNNNNNNNNNNNNNNNNNNNNNNNNNNNNNNNNNNNNNNNNNNNNNNNNNNNNNNNNNNNNNNNNNNNNNNNNNNNNNNNNNNNNNNNNNNNNNNNNNNNNNNNNNNNNNNNNNNNNNNNNNNNNNNNNNNNNNNNNNNNNNNNNNNNNNNNNNNNNNNNNNNNNNNNNNNNNNNNNNNNNNNNNNNNNNNNNNNNNNNNNNNNNNNNNNNNNNNNNNNNNNNNNNNNNNNNNNNNNNNNNNNNNNNNNNNNNNNNNNNCATGCTAAAATGGTAAGGAAAATTCTATACAACCAACTCCCACAGACCTAACAGACCTCTCCCACAGACAAGTTATACCACGGTGCCAACCACACGATGAAGATGACACAGCAGTATACAGTGGGCCTCATGTGTCAGTTTAGTCTTCAGATGTACCCATTTGACACGCAGCTCTGTACGCTCACCTTTAACGTGTCAAATATGGAAGACAGGTTCGAGTTTATAAAGGTAATGTCCTCGTTaggtaataaatattcaaattgttTTTATGGTTTTGTGTTGAAATAGATGCATGCAATTGGTGTTTCTCTATAAATGGGCTTATTGTTTatatttggtttatattttttattgatttatgtaagtgatatgattttttttNNNNNNNNNNNNNNNNNNNNNNNNNNNNNNNNNNNNNNNNNNNNNNNNNNNNNNNNNNNNNNNNNNNNNNNNNNNNNNNNNNNNNNNNNNNNNNNNNNNNNNNNNNNNNNNNNNNNNNNNNNNNNNNNNNNNNNNNNNNNNNNNNNNNNNNNNNNNNNNNNNNNNNNNNNNNNNNNNNNNNNNNNNNNNNNNNNNNNNNNNNNNNNNNNNNNNNNNNNNNNNNNNNNNNNNNNNNNNNNNNNNNNNNNNNNNNNNNNNNNNNNNNNNNNNNNNNNNNNNNNNNNNNNNNNNNNNNNNNNNNNNNNNNNNNNNNNNNNNNNNNNNNNNNNNNNNNNNNNNNNNNNNNNNNNNNNNNNNNNNNNNNNNNNNNNNNNNNNNNNNNNNNNNNNNNNNNNNNNNNNNNNNNNAGAGaacaccaacccaacacacatatTACCAATAACACCATTTTCTTTTCGCCCATAATATGAACCAGGGCGGCGTCAATTTCTCAGCCGAGCGCCGCCTCCTCGAGTACAGAATGGTCAAGGAAAAAATGTTTCATCCTGAAGGCAATCTGAAGGCGGTGCAGGTAAGATTNNNNNNNNNNNNNNNNNNNNNNNNNNNNNNNNNNNNNNNNNNNNNNNNNNNNNNNNNNNNNNNNNNNNNNNNNNNNNNNNNNNNNNNNNNNNNNNNNNNNNNNNNNNNNNNNNNNNNNNNNNNNNNNNNNNNNNNNNNNNNNNNNNNNNNNNNNNNNNNNNNNNNNNNNNNNNNNNNNNNNNNNNNNNNNNNNNNNNNNNNNNNNNNNNNNNNNNNNNNNNNNNNNNNNNNNNNNNNNNNNNNNNNNNNNNNNNNNNNNNNNNNNNNNNNNNNNNNNNNNNNNNNNNNNNNNNNNNNNNNNNNNNNNNNNNNNNNNNNNNNNNNNNNNNNNNNNNNNNNNNNNNNNNNNNNNNNNNNNNNNNNNNNNNNNNNNNNNNNNNNNNNNNNNNNNNNNNNNNNNNNNNNNNNNNNNNNNNNNNNNNNNNNNNNNNNNNNNNNNNNNNNNNNNNNNNNNNNNNNNNNNNNNNNNNNNNNNNNNNNNNNNNNNNNNNNNNNNNNNNNNNNNNNNNNNNNNNNNNNNNNNNNNNNNNNNNNNNNNNNNNNNNNNNNNNNNNNNNNATACCAGTACC from Penaeus monodon isolate SGIC_2016 chromosome 23, NSTDA_Pmon_1, whole genome shotgun sequence includes these protein-coding regions:
- the LOC119587736 gene encoding uncharacterized protein LOC119587736; translated protein: MSAGRPESQVDITTLRIKGGGRVVLGQNVSPDTEWDIQQTFHGEMIDFRFYDVTLSLEDMLGFSSCQEEALDVEPLYGFERNMSALELSGSTELINATLTQMCIRPTSHLTMFPEKLPFDGAFARCRSFLGYLSVPDNRQENDKVYDDFVRFNDQCTQGWAALYWLGIEGNVTAGTWRNMALDTPLGYGRWLDSWEYPTDDYPCATYGGVGIPAMWYNADCGTLTCALCNFTGPPIVRMRGHCKESKFDRTFTVYGYHNGRPAFQGHFFTQIIWDNDTWVLRSRREAGVEARMVEKRSKGYPLGLSAWDVHNDDCPVRRTEYLVTLCDREDFTCSDGSCVPLSKRCDQVANCPDNSDELNCQIIIIPRGYSSDLPPPSTGKNPLRFLFALVVTSVRVFDLVGFKMELDVSQSITWKDARLTFSNLREGDFTNQAKASAEIWQPLLTIHDGAQSPADISVKSKILRVNREAPPLQDDDSRTGEDKLYHGANHTMKMTQQYTVGLMCQFSLQMYPFDTQLCTLTFNVSNMEDRFEFIKGGVNFSAERRLLEYRMVKEKMFHPEGNLKAVQVTLKFKNQYGYYIGNAVVPSLFMVVICYLTLLFDMDDFMDRIMVSLTSLLVLASLFSQTSQSIPKTAYLKLIDVWYICVITVDFLIIVVLVFIENLRLRFGSPASSSSPGGFGNSKLFQVSPFLKGEAGEEGKKSFSGASRGKMDLPHHVVNRASLVIFPAGCVLFCVVFFMIGFITFALE